The Methanocaldococcus infernus ME region CTTCAACAGGGACAGGGAAGGAGAGAGAGTCTTTAACCTTGCTCTCATCAACTATAACAACAAATTCCTTAGCATTGTAATCAACTATCTTCTCCCAAGTGTGGCATCCTCCTCCTCCTTTAATTAAGGCTAAGTCTTTTTTTCTAACCTCATCAGCTCCATCTACAGCTATGTCAACATCATAATCCTCTATACTTACTATAGGGATTCCATAGTGAGAGGCTAAAAGCTTAGCCTCATAAGAGGTTGGCACTCCAAAGATGGCTATATCCTCATTTTCCATCCTTTTGGCAAGCTCTTCTATAAATAAAGCTGCTGTTGATCCACTTCCCAAGCCAACAACAGAGCCATCTTTGATTAACTTAGCTGCTTCCTTAGCTACAGCTCTCTTTAAATCCATTTTTATCCCTCAAAGAAATCATTTATGCAATAGACATCAATATCCTTCTCCCTTATACTCCTTATAGCCTCTAAGGCTGCTCTTGCTCCTGCTACAGTGGTTATATAAGGAATTCTTAAGTCTATGGCTGTCTTTCTAATTAATTGCTCTGCTTCCTTAGCCTCTTTACCCTTAGAAATATTTATAATTAAGTCTATCTTCCCAGATTTCATTAGGTCTATGATGTTAGGCCTACCTTCAAAAACCTTATATACTCTCTCAGCATCAATTCCATGATTTTTTAACACCCTATAGGTTCCTTCAGTGGCTAAAATTTTAAACCCTAACTCTTTAAACCCTTTAGCTATATCAACAATTTTCTCCTTATCCCTTCCAACTGTAAATAGCACTGTCCCCTCGGTTGGCAATTTATAACCAGCTGCTAACTGAGCTTTATAATAGGCTAATCCAAAGTTTTTATCTATTCCCATAACTTCTCCAGTAGACTTCATCTCTGGAGATAGCTCAATCTCAACCCCTGGCCACTTTTCAAATGAGAACACAGCCTCTTTAACACAAACCATTTTTGGCTCTCTCTCTTTAACATTTAACTCTTTTAACTTCTTTCCTAACATGACCTTAGCAGCTATCTTAGCAAGAGGTAAGCCTATAGCCTTACTTAAGAATGGGACAGTTCTTGAAGCTCTTGGGTTAGCCTCTAACACATAAACCTTGTCATCCTTAATAGCATATTGAATATTTATTAACCCTTTAACATTCAACTTTAGAGCTATCTTTCTTGTATAGTCTTTAATTATTTCAATAACTTCCTTTGACAATGTTTGAGGAGGGATAACACAGGCTGAGTCTCCACTATGAACCCCAGCTTCTTCAATGTGCTCCATAATTCCTCCTATTAGTACAGATTCCCCATCGCAGATGGCATCAACATCAACCTCTGTAGCATCTTCTAAGAACTTATCTATTAAGACAGGATGCTCTTCAGAGACTTCAACAGCCTCTTTTATATATTCTTTTAACTCCTCTTCATTGTACACTATTCTCATTGCCCTTCCTCCTAAGACATAGGAAGGCCTAACCAAAACTGGGTAGCCAATTTCCTTAGCTATCTTTAAAGCCTCTTCCTCATTGTATGCTATCCCATTTGGGGGCTGAGGAATATTTAACTCCTCTAAGATCTTAGCAAACTTCTCCCTATCCTCAGCTAAGTCTATAGACTCCTTAGAAGTCCCTATAATATAGTTCTCTAAGTACTTTGCCAAGTTTAATGGTGTCTGTCCACCAACTTGAACTATAACCCCATCAGGCTTTTCATTCTCAACAATATTTAGGACATCTTCCCAGTATAGTGGATCAAAGTAAAGCTTATCAGCTGTGTCATAGTCTGTTGAAACTGTTTCAGGGTTACAATTAACCATTATAGCCTCATAACCTTCCTCTTGAACAGCCTTTATAGTATGGACACAACAGTAATCAAACTCTATCCCTTGTCCAATCCTATTTGGCCCAGAACCAAGGATGATAATTTTCTTTCTCTTTGAAACTCTTGACTCATCCTCTCTATCTGTGTAAGTTGAATAATAGTAAGGTGTTTTAGCCTCAAACTCTGCTGCACAAGTATCAACAAACTTATATTTAGCTTTCACTACCTCTTTTCTAAACTTTCTAAAGGTTAGGGGCTCTATATTATAAATATTGGCTATCTGTGTGTCAGAGAAGCCATAGTATTTAGCCTCTCTAATTATGTCTTCACTTAACCTACTTCTCTTCATCTTTTCTTCCATATCTACAATATTCTTAATTTTTCTGATAAACCACTTGTCTATCTTTGTCAGCTCAGCTATTTCTTCAACACTAAAGCCATTCTGTAAAGCATACTTTATATAAAAGATTCTCTCAGGTGTTGGAATTCTTAGTTTCTTCTCTATCTCCTTCTTCTCCAACTTTCTATATCCATCTAACCCATGAACCCCTATTTCCAAACCTCTTAAGGCTTTTTGTAAAGCTTCTTCAAATGTTCTACCAATAGCCATTACCTCTCCAACACTCTTCATCTGTGTAGTTAGTGTTGGATCAGCTCCTCTCAACTTTTTAAAGTCCCATCTTGGAACCTTAACAACAACATAGTCAATAGTTGGCTCAAATGCTGCTGATGTCCCAGTTATCTCATTCTCTATCTCATCAAGTGTTAGACCAACAGCCAACTGAGCAGCAACCTTAGCTATTGGATAACCAGTAGCTTTACTTGCCAAGGCTGAGCTTCTTGAAACTCTTGGGTTCATCTCTATAGCTACAATTCTTCCATCCTTTGGATTGAGGGCAAACTGAATATTACTTCCTCCAGTTTCAACACCAACAGCTCTAATAATCTTTATTGAGTAATCTCTCATCTTCTGATATTCTTCATCACTTAAAGTTTGAGCTGGAGCTACAGTTATAGAGTCTCCTGTGTGAACACCCATAGGATCCATATTTTCAATGGTACAGATGATAATGACATTGTCATTTTTATCTCTAATAACTTCATACTCAAACTCTTTCCATCCTAAGACAGATTCTTCAATTAGAACTTGATTCTTTAAACTGTACTCTAAACCCTTACTTACAATCTCCTTTAACTCCTCTGGATTGTAGGCAATTCCTCCACCAGTCCCTCCTAAGGTGAAGGCTGGCCTAACAACTATAGGGTAGCCAATCTCTTCAGCAAACTCTAAGGCTTCATCAACACTAAAGACTGTTTTACTTCTTAAAACCTCAACTCCAGCCTTTTTACAGCACTCTTTAAATAACTCTCTATCCTCTCCTCTCTTTATAGCCTCTAAGTTAGCTCCTATAAGTTCAACATCATACTTATCCAAGATTCCCTTTTCAGCTAACTCAACAGCTAAGTTTAAGGCTGTCTGTCCTCCTAAGGTTGGTAGAATAGCATCAGGCCTTTCTTTTTCTATAATCTTTTCCAACACTTCAGAAGTTAATGGCTCAATATAAACCCTATCAGCCATGTCTGTATCAGTCATAATTGTAGCTGGGTTAGAATTTACTAAGACAACTTCATAACCTAACTTCCTTAAAGCTTTACAGGCCTGAGAGCCAGAGTAGTCAAATTCACAGGCTTGACCAACAACTATAGGCCCAGAACCAATAATCAATATTTTTTTAATGTCTTCTCTTTTTGGCATTCTCTTCACCTTAGTACTCTCTAACAATCTTTTTAAACTCTTCAAAATAGCTTAATGTATCATGTGGCCCAGGTCTTGCCTCTGGGTGGTATTGAACCCCTTTTATTGGCAGTTCCTTATGCTTAATTCCCTCAATGCTCTTATCATTTAGATTTATCTGAGTCACTTCTAAACAGTCAGGGATTTCATAAACAGCATAGTTGTGGTTTTGTGAGGTTATATAAACTCTTCCAGTCTCAAAGTCTTTAACTGGCTGATTTATTCCATGATGACCAAACTTTAACTTCTTTATCTTTGCTCCTAAGGCTAAGGAGAGGAGTTGATGCCCTAAACAGATTCCATAGATTGGTAGCTCATTGATAAGTTTCTTAATGTTCTCTATAATTTCTTTTAAAACCCTTGGATCTCCAGGACCATTGGAGATAAAGAGGCCATTTGGATCATAGTCCAAGATCTCCTTATAGGAAGTGTTGTAAGGAACTATGATAAGTTCAATATTATTATCTAACAAGTTATTGACTATCCCTCTCTTAACTCCACAGTCTAATAAAACCACTCTTCTCTTCCCCTTCCCTATAACCTTTGGCTCTTTTATGCTAACTTCCTCAACAAGGTTAAGCTCTGAGATGTCTTTATGTTTCTTAACCTTCTCCAACAACTCCTCTTTATCCTCCCCTATCCCAGCCTTCATGGCTCCATAAACTCTTATCCTCTTAGTTAGCTCTCTTGTATCAACTCCATAAATCCCTGGAACATCATACTCTTTAAGTAAGTCATCAAGCTCTTTCTTACCCTTGTGATGAGAGGTAAAGTTAAGCTCTTTTATCACTACTCCCTCACACTTAACTCCATCAGATTCAAACCATTCCTCAGAGACTCCATAGTTTCCTATTAAAGGATAGGTGAAGGTTAAAATTTGTCCCTTGTATGATGGGTCTGTTATAGCTTCAACATAGCCAACCATGGCTGTACAAAAAACAATTTCTCCTAAGCATTCTTTTTCAGAGCCAAATCTCTTGCCTTCAAAAATAGTTCCATCTTCTAAAACAAGATAAACCATTTTATACACCTATTTATTTAAATATTTGATTATAAACTTTCAAAATTTTTTAATTCTGGGCTTGTGCTAACATCTAAATGCTCCTGAGGGTATTTAAAATTTTGTTATATTAAGTGTTTCCAAATTTATTAATCTTAGAAAAATATAAATATAGGATGTTTATATAATAGACATCAAAGAACTTTTTTAAACAAATTTTTTTAGGTGGGAGGATGAAAGTAGCTATTTTAGGACAGGGGTATGTTGGAAGTATCTTCTCTATAGGGTTGGAGAGAATAAAAAATGGAGAGATAGAGCCTTATGGAGTACCTCTTTCTAATGAGTTACCTATAAAAATTGAAGATATAGAAATAGTTGCAAGCTATGATGTTGATAAGAGTAAGATAGGAAAGACAGTTTATGAAGTTTGTAAAAGATATTATGACAAAGTTCCAGAGAGCTTAAAAGATATTGTTGTAGAGAAGGGAATTCACTTAAGAAGCTTAAGAAACTTGCCAATAGAGGCTGAGGGATTAGAGGACAATTTAAGCTTATCAGAGGCTGTTGATAAATTAATAGAGAGCTGGAAAGAGAAAGGAGTTGAAGTTATTGTCAATGTCTGTACCACAGAGTCTTTTGTCCCATTCAATGATAAAGAGGAGTTAATAAAGGCTATTGAGGAAGATAAGAAGGAGAGGGTAACAGCTACTCAAGTCTATGCCTATGCAGCTTGTAAGTATGCTAAAGAGGTTGGAGGAGCAGCATTTATAAATGCCATCCCAACTTTAATAGCCAATGATAAAGCCTTTGTAGAGCTTGCTAAGGAAAGTAACTTAGTTATCTTTGGAGATGATGGAGCCACTGGAGCTACTCCATTAACAGCTGATGTTATAACCCACTTATGCCAAAGAAATAGGCATATAAAATATATTGTTCAGTTCAACATAGGAGGAAACACTGACTTCTTAGCTCTAACTGATGAAGAGAGAAATAAGAGTAAGGAATATACAAAGTCAAGTATTGTTAAAGATATACTTGGCTATGAGCCTCCTCACTATATAAAGCCAACTGGTTACTTAGAGCCAATAGGAGATAGGAAGTTTATATCTATGGATATTGAATATATTTCCTTCAATGGAGCTATTGATGAACTAATTATAAATGGAAGGATAAATGATAGTCCAGCCTTAGCTGGTTTATTGGTAGATTTAGTTAGACTTGGTAAGATGGCTATTGAGAGAAAAGAGTTTGGAACTGTTTATGAGGTTAATGCCTTCTATATGAAAAATCCAGGACCAATAGAGAAGAAGAATATCCCAAGAATAATAGCCTATGAAAAACTAAGAATGTGGGCAGGCTTAAAGCCAAGATGGTTATAACTCTTTTTTTTTAGCAAAGTTTTTATTTTTTATAGACTTTAAAAATATTTTAAAAATCTCTTTTTGTAGATAACCATGGAGTTCATAATAAAGGCTAAGGGGCATAGGAATGTTTCAGCAAGGCATAAGGGAACTATTGAAATAACTAAAGAAGATTATTTAACTCCAACAGGAGACTGTATTATTGGGATCTCTGCAGATAAGTCTATGTTAGACTTCCCAGAGGAGTTTAAAGAACTATTAAGGAGAGCTAAGAAGATAGTGGTTGAGATTGAAGTTGATGGGATTAAAGAGAGAATAGAGGGAGAAGGGCATAAAGAATTAATTTTAGAGCATCCTACTGATATAGTTATAAGAAAGAGCTCATATATTTGTCCAAGAACATTAATGATTAAAGCCAATAAGGGAGCTAAGGATATAAATAGAGAGATAGTTAAAAAATTAAAAAAGGGGAAAGAGCTAATTTTTAAAATAAAGGTAGAACCATGACTAAGTGCATAAAGGTAGAGAAAAAGAGAGGAGAGGAAGTTAGAAAAATCTTAGTTAGTAATGACTTACTTAATAAGGAGTATAAGATAGATAGGGATGAAAAATATTTATACATTCCAATAAAGGAAGTGAATGAAGATTTATTAAACAGCTTAATTAAGGATGTTGAAGTTGTTGAGAGAGAACTTGAGAAGGTTAAGAAAAAGAAGAGTTTTAGAGATGTGATAGAGGAGAGATATAGAGAGTTGGTAGATAAAAAATTATTGGCTCTTGGTTATGATATAATAGGAGACCTTGTCATTTTACAAATTTCTGATGAAGTTCCATACAACATAAGGAAAGAGATAGGAGAGCTTGCTTACAAGTTGATCCCATGTAAAGGAGTCTTTAGAAAAAAGAGTGAAGTTAAGGGAGAGTATAGAGTTAGAGAGCTTGAACACTTAGCTGGAGAGAATAGAACTTTAACTATTCATAGAGAGAATAACTATAGGTTGTATGTAGATATAGCCAAGGTTTATTTCTCTCCAAGGCTTAGTGGAGAGAGAAAGAGGATAGGAGAGTTAGTTAATATTAATGATGTTGTCATAGATATGTTTGCTGGAGTTGGACCATTCTCAATAGCCTGTAAGATGGCCAAAAAAATTT contains the following coding sequences:
- the carA gene encoding glutamine-hydrolyzing carbamoyl-phosphate synthase small subunit encodes the protein MVYLVLEDGTIFEGKRFGSEKECLGEIVFCTAMVGYVEAITDPSYKGQILTFTYPLIGNYGVSEEWFESDGVKCEGVVIKELNFTSHHKGKKELDDLLKEYDVPGIYGVDTRELTKRIRVYGAMKAGIGEDKEELLEKVKKHKDISELNLVEEVSIKEPKVIGKGKRRVVLLDCGVKRGIVNNLLDNNIELIIVPYNTSYKEILDYDPNGLFISNGPGDPRVLKEIIENIKKLINELPIYGICLGHQLLSLALGAKIKKLKFGHHGINQPVKDFETGRVYITSQNHNYAVYEIPDCLEVTQINLNDKSIEGIKHKELPIKGVQYHPEARPGPHDTLSYFEEFKKIVREY
- a CDS encoding inositol-3-phosphate synthase — encoded protein: MKVAILGQGYVGSIFSIGLERIKNGEIEPYGVPLSNELPIKIEDIEIVASYDVDKSKIGKTVYEVCKRYYDKVPESLKDIVVEKGIHLRSLRNLPIEAEGLEDNLSLSEAVDKLIESWKEKGVEVIVNVCTTESFVPFNDKEELIKAIEEDKKERVTATQVYAYAACKYAKEVGGAAFINAIPTLIANDKAFVELAKESNLVIFGDDGATGATPLTADVITHLCQRNRHIKYIVQFNIGGNTDFLALTDEERNKSKEYTKSSIVKDILGYEPPHYIKPTGYLEPIGDRKFISMDIEYISFNGAIDELIINGRINDSPALAGLLVDLVRLGKMAIERKEFGTVYEVNAFYMKNPGPIEKKNIPRIIAYEKLRMWAGLKPRWL
- the rpiA gene encoding ribose-5-phosphate isomerase RpiA; this translates as MDLKRAVAKEAAKLIKDGSVVGLGSGSTAALFIEELAKRMENEDIAIFGVPTSYEAKLLASHYGIPIVSIEDYDVDIAVDGADEVRKKDLALIKGGGGCHTWEKIVDYNAKEFVVIVDESKVKDSLSFPVPVEVIPHSYRVVMKRLKELGGESVIRLGERKRGPVITDNGNFILDVNIKVENAEELEEKINNIPGVVENGIFSRVDKVLVGTKKGVKALKK
- a CDS encoding DUF371 domain-containing protein gives rise to the protein MEFIIKAKGHRNVSARHKGTIEITKEDYLTPTGDCIIGISADKSMLDFPEEFKELLRRAKKIVVEIEVDGIKERIEGEGHKELILEHPTDIVIRKSSYICPRTLMIKANKGAKDINREIVKKLKKGKELIFKIKVEP
- the trm5b gene encoding tRNA (guanine(37)-N1)-methyltransferase Trm5b; amino-acid sequence: MTKCIKVEKKRGEEVRKILVSNDLLNKEYKIDRDEKYLYIPIKEVNEDLLNSLIKDVEVVERELEKVKKKKSFRDVIEERYRELVDKKLLALGYDIIGDLVILQISDEVPYNIRKEIGELAYKLIPCKGVFRKKSEVKGEYRVRELEHLAGENRTLTIHRENNYRLYVDIAKVYFSPRLSGERKRIGELVNINDVVIDMFAGVGPFSIACKMAKKIYSIDINPYAIELLKKNIELNKVYKIEPILDDVRNVNLEGSRVIMNLPKYSYKFVDKALELVKRGGVIHYYTIGKDFNEAIKLFESKCNCSLLFKRVVKSYSPKEYVLALDFLIEE
- the carB gene encoding carbamoyl-phosphate synthase large subunit translates to MPKREDIKKILIIGSGPIVVGQACEFDYSGSQACKALRKLGYEVVLVNSNPATIMTDTDMADRVYIEPLTSEVLEKIIEKERPDAILPTLGGQTALNLAVELAEKGILDKYDVELIGANLEAIKRGEDRELFKECCKKAGVEVLRSKTVFSVDEALEFAEEIGYPIVVRPAFTLGGTGGGIAYNPEELKEIVSKGLEYSLKNQVLIEESVLGWKEFEYEVIRDKNDNVIIICTIENMDPMGVHTGDSITVAPAQTLSDEEYQKMRDYSIKIIRAVGVETGGSNIQFALNPKDGRIVAIEMNPRVSRSSALASKATGYPIAKVAAQLAVGLTLDEIENEITGTSAAFEPTIDYVVVKVPRWDFKKLRGADPTLTTQMKSVGEVMAIGRTFEEALQKALRGLEIGVHGLDGYRKLEKKEIEKKLRIPTPERIFYIKYALQNGFSVEEIAELTKIDKWFIRKIKNIVDMEEKMKRSRLSEDIIREAKYYGFSDTQIANIYNIEPLTFRKFRKEVVKAKYKFVDTCAAEFEAKTPYYYSTYTDREDESRVSKRKKIIILGSGPNRIGQGIEFDYCCVHTIKAVQEEGYEAIMVNCNPETVSTDYDTADKLYFDPLYWEDVLNIVENEKPDGVIVQVGGQTPLNLAKYLENYIIGTSKESIDLAEDREKFAKILEELNIPQPPNGIAYNEEEALKIAKEIGYPVLVRPSYVLGGRAMRIVYNEEELKEYIKEAVEVSEEHPVLIDKFLEDATEVDVDAICDGESVLIGGIMEHIEEAGVHSGDSACVIPPQTLSKEVIEIIKDYTRKIALKLNVKGLINIQYAIKDDKVYVLEANPRASRTVPFLSKAIGLPLAKIAAKVMLGKKLKELNVKEREPKMVCVKEAVFSFEKWPGVEIELSPEMKSTGEVMGIDKNFGLAYYKAQLAAGYKLPTEGTVLFTVGRDKEKIVDIAKGFKELGFKILATEGTYRVLKNHGIDAERVYKVFEGRPNIIDLMKSGKIDLIINISKGKEAKEAEQLIRKTAIDLRIPYITTVAGARAALEAIRSIREKDIDVYCINDFFEG